Below is a window of Pseudomonas sp. B21-040 DNA.
CCGTTTTCCAGCTTCAGTTCGTAGCGAGTAGCGCTGCCCTGGTACTGGATGTCGTGCAGCAATCCGCTGACTTCGATTTCGTGGCCGGCCAGCGGGCCTTCGGCGAAACGCACGTGTTCGGGACGAATCGAGAACGGCTGTGGATTGCCGCTCAACTGCTTCGCCAGATCGCCGCGAATCACGTTGGAGGTGCCGACGAATTCGGCGACGAAGGTCGTTGCCGGTTTCATGTAGAGGTTGCGCGGGGTGTCGACCTGTTCGATGCGGCCCTTGTTGAACACGGCCACGCGGTCGGACATCGACAGCGCTTCGGTCTGGTCATGGGTGACGAAAATGAACGTGATGCCGAGCTGACGCTGCAGTTTCTTCAGCTCGCTCTGCATTTGCTCGCGCAGCTTCAAGTCGAGGGCGCCCAAGGGTTCGTCGAGCAGCAGCACACGCGGGCGATTGACCAGTGCGCGGGCCAGGGCCACACGCTGACGTTGACCGCCGGACAGTTGCACCGGTTTGCGCTCGCCGTAGCCACCGAGGGCGACCATGTCGAGGGCTTCTTCGGCGCGTTTCTGGCGCTCGGCCTTGCCGACGCCTTTGACTTTCAAACCATAGGCGACGTTGTCGCGAACATTCATGTGCGGAAACAGGGCGTAATCCTGAAACACCGTGTTGACATCACGCTCATACGGCGGCAACCCGGCGGCTTCTTCGCCGTGAATCCGGATAGAGCCTGCGCTCGGTTGTTCGAAACCGGCGATCAGGCGCAAACAGGTGGTTTTGCCCGAGCCGGAAGGGCCCAGCATGGAGAAAAACTCGCCGTCCTGGATGTCGATGGAAACCCGGTCTACGGCTTTCACTTCGCCGAACAGACGGGAAACGTTGGTGAACTGGACTGCAAGCGTCATGGTGCGGTGCTCCAAAAAGGCGAGGGCCGTCGCAGCGGCCCTGCCTGGACTTCTGAAAAATCTGAAACTTAATGAACAGCGTCGTAGCAGCTGTCGAGGTACGAGGCTGCGTTGGGCTGCGCAGCGGCCCCGAGGGCGGTCCTGCGGACACGCAACGCAGCCTCGTGCCTCGGCAGCTGCTACGGGGGGCTTATCGGCCGCCCATGATCGCGATGTAGTCCTGGGTCCAGCGGCTGTATGGCACGAACTTGCCGCCTTCAGCCTGCGGGGTTTTCCAGAAGGCGATTTTTTCGAACTGGTCGAAACCGTTGGTTTTGCAGCCCTCGGCACCCAGAAGTTCGCTGCCGGTGCACGCCGCCGGCACCGCTGGCAACGAGCCGAACCAAGCCGCCACATCACCCTGGACTTTCGGTTGCAACGACCAGTCCATCCACTTGTAGGCGCAGTTCGGGTGTTTGGCCTCAGCGTGCATCATGGTGGTGTCGGCCCAACCGGTGGCGCCTTCTTTCGGGATGGTCGAAGCGATCGGCTGTTTCTCGTTCATCAGGCCGTTGACTTGATACGGCCAGGCGCCAGACGCGACCACGCCTTCGTTTTTGAAGTCGCTCATCTGCACGGTGGTGTCATGCCAGTAGCGGTGGATCAGCGGCTGCTGGGCACGCAACAGATCAAGCACGGCTTTGTACTGCGTTTCGGACAGTTCGTACGGGTTCTGGATGCCCAATTCCGGCTTGGCGGTTTTCAGGTACAGCGCCGCGTCGGCGATGTAAATCGGGCCGTCATAGGCCTGCACGCGGCCCTTGTTCGGCTTGCCGTCCGGCAGGTTTTGCGCATTGAACACCACGGCCCAACTGGTCGGCGCGGTCTTGAACACGTTGGTGTTGTACATCAATACGTTCGGGCCCCACTGATACGGGGTGCCGTAAGTCTGTTTGTTGACCACGTACCACGGCGCATCCTTGAGACGCGGGTCGATGTTTTTCCAGTTCGGGATCAACGCCGTGTTGATCGGCTGCACACGCTTGCCGCCAATCAACCGCAACGAGGCATCGCCCGACGCGGTCACCAGGTCGTAACCGCCCTTGGCCATCAAGCTGACCATTTCATCGGAAGTGGCCGCAGTCTTCACGTTCACCTTGCAGCCGGTTTCCTTCTCGAAACCGGTGACCCAGTCGTAGGCCTTGTCGCTTTCGCCACGTTCGATGTAGCCGGGCCAGGCCACGATATCCAGCTGACCTTCGCCGGCGCCGACCGCTTTCAGCGGTTCAGCGGCCTGGAGGCTGGCGCTGGCCAGCAGCGCTGTAGTGATTGCACTGAGCAGTGCGGTCTTGTGCACGAACATGGGAATTCCCTCTTCTTTAATTATGGTCGGGGCAGTTGTGAACGTGGTGAAGCATGCCGTTAGCGGCTTGTTATTAGCGTAGTCAGAGATGCTGGCCATGGCGCGCCATGATGTGCCGCACCACGCTGTAGTCCTGAAGCGAGTCACTGGACAGGTCTTTGCCGTAGCCCGAACGCTTCAGGCCACCATGGGGCATTTCGCTGACCAGCATGAAATGGCTGTTGATCCAGGTGCAGCCGTACTGCAAGCGCGCTGCGACCTGCATCGCCTTGTCCAGGTTTTGGGTCCAGACCGAGGAGGCGAGGCCGTATTCGGAGTCGTTGGCCCAGTCCACGGCTTGTTCGAGCCCGTCAAAACGGGTCACGGTGACCACCGGCCCGAACACTTCACGCTGAACGATTTCATCGCTCTGCTTGCAGCCGGCCAGCAGCGTCGGCTGGTAATAGAAGCCGGCACCGGAATGCACCGCCGCACCGGTCACCCGCTCGATGTGCGGTTGGCCGAGGGCGCGTTCGACAAAACTGGCCACGCGGTCGCGCTGGCGGGTGCTGATCAGCGGGCCGATTTCGTTATCGGCATCGCGCTTGCCGGCGAAACGCAGGCTGCTGACCGCCGCGCCGAGCTCAGCCACCAAACGATCATGAATCCCGGCCTGTGCGTAAATCCGGCACGCGGCGGTGCAATCCTGACCGGCGTTGTAATAACCGTAAGTGCGCACACCCTCGACCACCGCTTGAATGTCCGCATCGTTACAGACGATCACCGGCGCTTTGCCGCCGAGTTCGAGGTG
It encodes the following:
- the ydcS gene encoding putative ABC transporter substrate-binding protein YdcS, which encodes MFVHKTALLSAITTALLASASLQAAEPLKAVGAGEGQLDIVAWPGYIERGESDKAYDWVTGFEKETGCKVNVKTAATSDEMVSLMAKGGYDLVTASGDASLRLIGGKRVQPINTALIPNWKNIDPRLKDAPWYVVNKQTYGTPYQWGPNVLMYNTNVFKTAPTSWAVVFNAQNLPDGKPNKGRVQAYDGPIYIADAALYLKTAKPELGIQNPYELSETQYKAVLDLLRAQQPLIHRYWHDTTVQMSDFKNEGVVASGAWPYQVNGLMNEKQPIASTIPKEGATGWADTTMMHAEAKHPNCAYKWMDWSLQPKVQGDVAAWFGSLPAVPAACTGSELLGAEGCKTNGFDQFEKIAFWKTPQAEGGKFVPYSRWTQDYIAIMGGR
- a CDS encoding ABC transporter ATP-binding protein, giving the protein MTLAVQFTNVSRLFGEVKAVDRVSIDIQDGEFFSMLGPSGSGKTTCLRLIAGFEQPSAGSIRIHGEEAAGLPPYERDVNTVFQDYALFPHMNVRDNVAYGLKVKGVGKAERQKRAEEALDMVALGGYGERKPVQLSGGQRQRVALARALVNRPRVLLLDEPLGALDLKLREQMQSELKKLQRQLGITFIFVTHDQTEALSMSDRVAVFNKGRIEQVDTPRNLYMKPATTFVAEFVGTSNVIRGDLAKQLSGNPQPFSIRPEHVRFAEGPLAGHEIEVSGLLHDIQYQGSATRYELKLENGQTLNISQANNQWLDVSAQHQTGQRISARWAREAMIPLHDTVAGGV